In the genome of Meles meles chromosome 4, mMelMel3.1 paternal haplotype, whole genome shotgun sequence, one region contains:
- the UTS2B gene encoding LOW QUALITY PROTEIN: urotensin-2B (The sequence of the model RefSeq protein was modified relative to this genomic sequence to represent the inferred CDS: inserted 1 base in 1 codon) encodes MNKILSTTLCFGLLTLLTVMIFLELVHGQPSLTQGNELFPDKEDTNYEELLXALLNKHFDFQRPSNIDRQLASKLEELKQLEKLKQQFMEAKDVEISYAIDGPSSSHPNKRACFWKYCV; translated from the exons ATGAACAAGATCCTTTCAACCACTCTTTGCTTTGGACTCCTAACTTTGTTAActgtaatgatttttttggaaTTGGTGCATGGACAGCCATCTCTTACCCAAG GAAATGAGCTGTTTCCagataaagaagacacaaattatgAGGAACTAC CAGCTCTACTGAATAAACATTTTGATTTCCAAAGACCTTCCAACATTG ATAGACAACTGGCCAGCAAACTGGAAGAACTTAAGCAG TTGGAAAAGCTAAAACAGCAGTTCATGGAGGCAAAAGATGTTGAGATATCCTATGCTATAGATGGTCCATCTTCTTCCCATCCAAACAAACGag cCTGCTTTTGGAAATACTGTGTCTGA